A genomic window from Peromyscus maniculatus bairdii isolate BWxNUB_F1_BW_parent chromosome 1, HU_Pman_BW_mat_3.1, whole genome shotgun sequence includes:
- the LOC102911425 gene encoding stearoyl-CoA desaturase 2-like, whose protein sequence is MTTTTTTTTITKPLSGGLENEGEKLEKIFQQWGEDIRPEMKEDIHDPSYQDEEGPPPKLEYVWRNIILMALLHLGALYGITLVPSCKVYTWIFVYVSYIVTGLSITAGAHRLWSHRTYKARLPLRLFLIIANTMAFQNDVYEWARDHRAHHKFTETHADPHDSRRGFFFSHVGWLLVRKHPAVKEKGGKLDMSDLKAEKLVMFQRRYYKPGLLLMCFILPTLVPWYFWGETFQHSFYVAALLRYALVLNGTWLVNSAAHLYGYRPYDRNIGARQNMLTSMGALGEGFHNYHHTFPYDYSASEYRWHINFTTFFIDCMAALGLAYDRKKVSKAAVLARIKRTGDGSHKSG, encoded by the exons ATGACCACCAcgaccactaccaccaccatcacaaagCCTCTTTCTGGGGGGCTAGAGAATGAGGGGGAGAAATTAGAAAAGATTTTCCAACAATGGGGAGAAGACATCCGTCCTGAAATGAAAGAAGACATACATGACCCCAGCTACCAGGATGAGGAGGGGCCCCCGCCCAAGCTGGAGTATGTCTGGAGAAACATCATCCTCATGGCCCTGCTGCACTTGGGGGCCCTGTATGGGATCACACTGGTTCCCTCCTGCAAGGTCTACACCTGGATCTTCG TGTATGTATCATATATAGTTACTGGCCTGAGCATCACAGCCGGGGCGCATCGCCTGTGGAGCCACCGAACCTATAAAGCACGACTGCCCCTGAGGCTCTTCCTCATCATAGCCAACACCATGGCTTTCCAG AATGATGTGTATGAATGGGCCCGAGATCACCGCGCCCACCACAAGTTCACAGAAACACACGCCGACCCTCACGATTCCCGGCGTGGCTTTTTCTTCTCTCACGTGGGCTGGCTGCTTGTGCGCAAACACCCGGCTGTCAAAGAGAAAGGTGGAAAACTGGACATGTCTGACCTCAAAGCTGAGAAGCTGGTCATGTTCCAGAGGAG GTACTACAAGCCCGGCCTCCTGCTCATGTGCTTCATCCTGCCCACACTGGTGCCCTGGTATTTCTGGGGAGAGACTTTTCAACACAGCTTTTATGTTGCCGCTTTACTGAGATATGCCTTGGTGCTCAACGGCACCTGGCTGGTGAACAGTGCCGCCCACCTCTATGGATATCGCCCTTATGACAGGAACATTGGAGCCCGACAAAATATGCTAACTTCAATGGGAGCCCTGG GCGAGGGCTTCCACAACTACCACCACACCTTCCCCTACGACTACTCTGCCAGTGAGTACCGCTGGCACATCAACTTCACCACGTTCTTCATCGACTGCATGGCTGCCCTGGGCCTGGCTTATGACCGGAAGAAAGTGTCCAAGGCCGCTGTCTTGGCCAGGATCAAAAGAACTGGAGATGGGAGCCACAAGAGTGGCTGA